One Jeotgalibaca porci genomic region harbors:
- a CDS encoding aldo/keto reductase — protein sequence MKKIQVSQTELKVSEIGLGLMRMNSLTDEEAKKVIQTAVDNGITFFDHADIYGGGESERIFGRAFSEMGIARDAVHVQSKTGIVPGKMYDFSKEHIIQSVEESLERLKVDYLDALLLHRPDTLVEPEEVAEAFDLLKQQGKVRYFGVSNQNPMQIELLKKYVKQPLVFNQLQMSVSHHPMIDAGLNVNRSNELSLDRDGSLLDYSRLHNMTIQPWSPFQAGNGNSGIVFDHPEYKELNVVIERMAEEKSVSREAIAIAWLLRHPAKMQPIIGSMNPERIAATAKASDVSMSRLEWYELYRSGGFQLP from the coding sequence ATGAAAAAAATACAAGTGTCACAGACTGAACTTAAAGTATCAGAGATAGGGTTAGGTCTCATGAGAATGAATAGCCTTACAGATGAAGAAGCTAAAAAAGTCATTCAGACTGCGGTAGATAATGGCATTACCTTTTTTGATCATGCTGACATCTACGGGGGTGGAGAGTCAGAACGAATTTTTGGTCGCGCCTTTTCGGAAATGGGAATTGCACGTGATGCAGTCCATGTCCAATCGAAAACGGGAATTGTCCCAGGTAAAATGTATGATTTCTCAAAGGAGCATATCATTCAGTCAGTGGAAGAAAGTCTAGAACGTTTGAAAGTCGACTACTTAGACGCGCTACTCTTACATCGTCCTGATACATTGGTAGAACCGGAAGAGGTAGCAGAAGCTTTTGATTTGCTGAAACAACAAGGGAAAGTACGTTACTTCGGTGTAAGTAATCAAAATCCGATGCAGATAGAGTTATTGAAAAAGTATGTAAAACAACCATTGGTTTTCAATCAATTGCAAATGAGTGTTTCACATCACCCAATGATTGATGCCGGATTAAATGTAAACCGATCAAATGAATTGTCCTTAGATAGAGATGGATCCCTTTTGGACTACAGCCGTTTACATAATATGACTATTCAGCCATGGTCTCCGTTCCAAGCAGGAAATGGAAATTCCGGAATTGTTTTTGATCATCCGGAATACAAAGAGTTGAATGTTGTAATAGAAAGAATGGCAGAGGAAAAGAGTGTCAGTCGAGAAGCGATTGCCATTGCCTGGTTACTCAGACATCCGGCAAAAATGCAGCCGATTATCGGAAGTATGAATCCCGAGCGAATCGCTGCTACTGCTAAAGCATCTGATGTTTCTATGTCTCGTTTGGAATGGTATGAATTGTATCGTTCAGGTGGTTTTCAACTACCCTAA